A single genomic interval of Lathyrus oleraceus cultivar Zhongwan6 chromosome 7, CAAS_Psat_ZW6_1.0, whole genome shotgun sequence harbors:
- the LOC127100301 gene encoding uncharacterized protein LOC127100301, translated as MEISSSFSSLRFSLIVAISFAAMLCGPKVSATEGLEASFTPSMIPPPPPHDLQEHSFFSHTALLPPILSHLGFHELATAAPSLSDASTTASSTWNGPSTIFAPSDGSLRTCFSCSVPNLLREHIVPGLFTIEYLRRLAFGTKIETLSPGRCITVTSDSVHASNGTSVDAKVFIGGVEITQPDLFNNGMIVVHGLQGFVSTLSPFSCDVERMTSLSFPFHPDHRSGAHAHTHTHGTTVLPAVMRLMLRDAMLRLRNNGFSILSLAMKVKYAELITLNNMTIFAVDDLSIFSGSQSYISNIRFHIVPNHYLSITDLEKLPVGTALPTLERGQPLLITTSGGGVTLAPMRINYVRVKVADVIRNVKIVVHSVYLPFPHINPVAAAYDSILGGEGQGASEGAATVTDAAGLGSDGTCSALDGRGGCASGFSTAGMSPMPQVKPMVEIEDHHGL; from the coding sequence ATGGAAATATCTTCTTCCTTTTCCTCACTGCGATTCTCGCTGATAGTAGCAATCTCCTTTGCTGCTATGCTCTGTGGTCCCAAGGTTAGTGCTACCGAAGGACTCGAAGCTTCATTCACGCCGTCAATGATACCGCCACCACCACCACATGATCTTCAAGAACATTCGTTCTTCTCTCACACTGCATTGCTTCCACCGATCTTGTCTCATCTCGGTTTTCACGAGCTTGCAACGGCGGCTCCGTCCTTGTCTGATGCTTCAACCACTGCTTCATCAACTTGGAACGGTCCTTCCACGATTTTCGCTCCCTCTGATGGCTCGCTCCGGACTTGCTTCTCTTGCTCTGTTCCTAACCTTCTCCGTGAACACATTGTTCCAGGTCTATTCACGATCGAGTATTTGCGGAGACTTGCTTTTGGCACCAAGATCGAGACACTGAGTCCCGGCCGTTGTATAACCGTCACTTCCGATTCTGTTCATGCGAGCAATGGTACCAGTGTCGACGCGAAGGTCTTCATCGGAGGCGTGGAGATCACACAGCCAGATCTCTTCAACAACGGAATGATTGTGGTTCACGGTCTTCAAGGTTTCGTCTCTACGCTATCTCCGTTTTCTTGCGACGTAGAAAGAATGACTTCACTCTCCTTCCCGTTCCATCCGGATCACCGTTCCGGTGCACATGCTCATACTCACACTCACGGAACTACGGTGCTTCCTGCTGTTATGCGCCTCATGCTCAGAGATGCAATGCTCAGACTACGTAATAACGGTTTCAGTATACTCTCCCTTGCTATGAAGGTAAAATACGCAGAGCTCATTACTCTCAACAACATGACTATTTTCGCCGTGGATGATCTTTCCATATTCTCCGGTTCTCAGTCATATATCAGCAATATACGGTTCCATATCGTGCCTAACCATTACTTGTCCATAACGGATCTGGAGAAGCTTCCGGTTGGTACTGCTCTGCCTACACTGGAACGAGGCCAGCCGCTTCTGATCACAACCTCTGGTGGAGGAGTGACACTAGCACCAATGAGAATTAACTATGTGAGAGTTAAGGTGGCTGACGTCATTCGCAATGTGAAGATAGTTGTGCACAGTGTGTATTTGCCATTTCCGCATATCAATCCTGTTGCGGCTGCTTATGACTCTATCTTAGGAGGTGAAGGACAAGGAGCATCGGAAGGAGCGGCTACTGTAACAGATGCTGCAGGTCTGGGGTCGGATGGAACCTGTTCTGCTCTTGATGGACGTGGAGGTTGTGCTTCTGGCTTCAGTACTGCAGGTATGTCTCCCATGCCTCAGGTCAAACCGATGGTGGAGATTGAAGATCACCATGGTTTATGA
- the LOC127100300 gene encoding L-ascorbate oxidase produces the protein MVQLHSAPKLLALCFFLILVNFYIAEAGVRHYKWEVKYDFRSPDCYKKLVITINGKSPGPTIEAQEGDTVIVEVNNSLLTENLAIHWHGIRQIGTPWFDGTEGVSQCPILPGDTFVYQFVVDRPGTYLYHAHYGMQREAGLYGMIRVASKDPEPFSYDFDRSIILNDWYHKSTYEQSAGLSSIPFQWVGEPQSLLIHGKGRFNCSSLTADVCNSTNPQCSPFVQTVVTGKTYRIRVASLSALSALSFQIEGHNMTVVEADGHYVEPFVVKNLYIYSGETYSVLVKANQDPSRNYWITSNVVSRNRTTPPGLAIFNYYPNHPMRSPPTTPPPPPAWDNVESRLIQSLTIKAHPNYTIKPPTTSDRVIVMLNTQNTIDGVRHWSVNNVSFFLPHTPYLVALKENINGVFNQRPPPDGYDFNNYDILSVANNTNATSSNGIYRLQFNTTVDVILQNANTMNKNNSETHPWHLHGHDFWVLGYGKGKFDVNNDPKNYNLVNPISKNTVPVHPFGWTALRFRSDNPGVWAFHCHIESHFYMGMGVVFEEGIDRVGKLPSSIMGCGKTKNLLRP, from the exons ATGGTTCAACTTCATTCAGCACCAAAATTATTGGCTCTATGTTTCTTTCTAATTCTGGTGAATTTCTACATAGCTGAGGCTGGTGTTAGACATTATAAATGGGAGGTGAAGTATGATTTTAGGTCCCCTGATTGTTACAAGAAACTAGTTATAACCATTAATGGAAAAAGTCCAGGACCCACCATTGAAGCACAAGAAGGTGATACTGTTATTGTTGAAGTTAACAACAGCTTGCTCACAGAAAATCTTGCCATCCATTGGCATGGTATCAGACAGATTGGAACTCCTTGGTTTGATGGAACAGAAGGGGTATCTCAATGTCCTATACTACCTGGAGACACCTTTGTTTATCAATTTGTTGTTGATAGG CCTGGTACATATCTTTATCATGCTCACTATGGAATGCAAAGAGAGGCAGGGCTATATGGAATGATTCGTGTCGCATCCAAGGATCCTGAGCCCTTTTCTTATGACTTCGATAGAAGCATTATTCTGAATGATTGGTATCATAAGAGTACTTATGAACAATCTGCTGGATTGTCTTCAATCCCTTTTCAATGGGTGGGGGAACCTCAG TCACTCTTGATTCATGGAAAAGGAAGATTCAACTGCTCCTCCTTAACTGCTGATGTTTGTAACTCAACAAACCCTCAATGCTCTCCCTTTGTGCAAACGGTCGTCACAGGAAAAACATACAGAATTAGAGTTGCAAGCTTGTCTGCTTTATCAGCTCTTAGTTTCCAAATAGAG GGTCATAATATGACTGTTGTTGAAGCAGATGGACACTATGTTGAGCCATTTGTTGTTAAGAATCTCTACATATACTCAGGTGAAACATACTCAGTTCTTGTGAAAGCCAATCAAGATCCATCAAGAAACTACTGGATCACCTCCAATGTTGTAAGCAGAAACAGAACAACTCCACCTGGTTTAGCCATTTTCAACTACTACCCAAACCATCCAATGCGGTCCCCACCAACAACTCCGCCTCCTCCACCAGCTTGGGACAATGTCGAGTCAAGACTAATTCAAAGCCTTACAATCAAAGCTCACCCAAATTACACAATCAAACCTCCCACAACCTCAGATAGAGTCATAGTTATGCTCAACACACAAAACACGATAGACGGTGTTCGCCATTGGTCTGTTAACAATGTATCCTTTTTCCTACCTCACACTCCTTATCTTGTTGCACTTAAAGAGAACATAAATGGTGTATTCAACCAAAGACCACCACCAGATGGCTATGATTTTAATAACTATGATATTCTCAGTGTGGCTAACAACACAAATGCTACTTCTAGCAATGGAATTTATAGACTGCAGTTCAATACAACAGTGGATGTTATACTTCAAAATGCTAACACTATGAATAAAAACAACAGTGAGACACATCCTTGGCATCTTCATGGGCATGATTTTTGGGTACTTGGATATGGAAAGGGTAAGTTTGATGTAAACAATGACCCCAAAAACTATAACTTGGTGAATCCCATTAGCAAGAACACTGTGCCAGTGCATCCTTTTGGTTGGACAGCTCTGAGGTTTCGATCTGATAATCCTGGTGTATGGGCTTTCCATTGTCACATAGAGTCTCATTTCTATATGGGGATGGGAGTGGTTTTTGAAGAAGGAATTGATAGGGTTGGGAAGCTACCTTCATCCATCATGGGTTGTGGCAAAACCAAAAATCTTCTTAGGCCTTAA